One Ostrea edulis chromosome 2, xbOstEdul1.1, whole genome shotgun sequence genomic region harbors:
- the LOC125681675 gene encoding heavy metal-binding protein HIP-like, whose translation MKELEEGRNESSVYSGERENRLLWEEVVSLRRAQSRLEADLKHMQTKIKELSDENACPKQKIDELYEEKLELKSSTSDVDGEAAVDHPEETVRPARAKSLRFLVNSVVLSPNPIAFSVRLTHNIANPLDNDIFLFDYLVINSGNAYNKNNGMFTAPLKGIYAFSSSILTSAGKYEEVMIVRNVVNFCNVFSGDMDFWGPGFNMAITELEVGDAVWVKVHGQFHATGTTINGGWTTFSGFLLYETE comes from the exons ATGAAAGAGTTGGAAGAGGGGAGAAATGAGAGCTCGGTCTACTCTGGAGAGAGGGAGAACCGTTTGTTGTGGGAAGAGGTGGTTTCCCTCAGAAGAGCCCAGAGTCGTTTGGAGGCTGACCTGAAGCATATGCAGACCAAAATAAAGGAATTATCGGATGAAAACGCATGTCCCAAGCAGAAAATTGATGAACTTTATGAAGAAAAACTGGAACTAAAAAGCTCGACCAGTGATGTGGACGGCGAAGCCGCTGTTGACCATCCTGAAGAAACCGTGCGTCCTGCAAGAGCTAAATCGT TACGCTTTCTCGTAAACTCCGTAGTTCTTTCACCTAATCCGATCGCATTCTCCGTCCGACTGACACACAACATCGCCAATCCACTCGACAACGACATATTTCTCTTCGACTATCTGGTTATCAATTCTGGAAATGCCTACAACAAAAACAATGGGATGTTCACGGCACCACTCAAAGGGATCTACGCTTTCTCCTCCTCCATACTCACTTCGGCGGGCAAATATGAAGAAGTAATGATCGTGCGCAATGTGGTTAATTTCTGCAATGTATTCTCTGGCGACATGGATTTCTGGGGCCCTGGATTCAACATGGCTATCACAGAGCTAGAAGTTGGAGACGCTGTTTGGGTCAAAGTTCACGGTCAATTCCATGCCACTGGTACCACAATTAATGGTGGCTGGACAACGTTTTCGGGATTTTTATTGTACGAGACTGAATAA
- the LOC125681674 gene encoding uncharacterized protein LOC125681674 encodes MARHMKLLFFLAVSSLPWTKSESTKDELRRLIEEYITDHNVDKGCASLREDFSFLTNENLILKQTLSKLESELNDMKSRIEDIMTENRELKEQMVAMDREMSHFRNTHHVTEKIDSGHRNNSDRSDFSKNHQRRRRSNIIERLLIPSTGIAASPPIAFTASISANIVDPNDGQTFVFDHIVTNSGNAYNKNNGMFTSTVRGIYAFYGSLLTGAGKYLEAEIVRNGNAFCGLYSGDKDFWAPGFNMATIELNVGDAVWVRVDDVYHDAGVLVDSRFTSFSGYLLYETE; translated from the exons ATGGCACGCCACATGAAACTTCTGTTTTTTCTCGCGGTTTCATCTTTGCCATGGACGAAAAGCGAATCAACGAAAGACGAACTCAGAAGGTTGATCGAAGAATATATTACGGACCATAACGTCGATAAAGGATGTGCATCATTGAGGGAAGATTTCTCATTTCTGACAAACGAAAATCTTATTCTAAAACAGACTCTGTCCAAATTGGAATCggaattaaatgatatgaaatcTCGCATCGAAGACATAATGACTGAAAACAGGGAACTGAAAGAGCAGATGGTCGCGATGGACAGAGAAATGTCCCACTTTAGAAATACGCATCACGTGACAGAAAAGATAGATTCTGGCCACCGGAATAACTCGGACAGGAGTGACTTTAGCAAAAACCATCAACGCAGACGCAGATCTA ATATCATTGAACGGTTATTGATACCGAGCACCGGGATAGCAGCGAGTCCGCCGATAGCATTCACCGCGAGTATTTCCGCCAATATTGTTGACCCCAATGACGGCCAGACCTTTGTTTTCGACCATATCGTTACAAATTCTGGTAATGCCTACAACAAAAACAACGGCATGTTTACATCCACAGTAAGAGGCATCTATGCCTTTTATGGTTCCCTACTCACAGGGGCTGGCAAATACCTAGAGGCAGAAATAGTTCGCAATGGCAATGCTTTCTGTGGTCTTTACAGTGGTGACAAGGACTTTTGGGCTCCAGGATTCAATATGGCCACAATTGAACTGAATGTGGGAGATGCTGTGTGGGTGAGGGTAGATGATGTTTACCACGACGCGGGCGTTTTGGTTGACAGCAGATTTACTTCATTTTCCGGTTATCTGTTGTATGAAACTGAATGA